In a single window of the Dinghuibacter silviterrae genome:
- a CDS encoding DUF6089 family protein: MRYILLVLAIILLYAPLRAQNFFLNIDAGAANYDGELQQHRYTFQEAHPGGGLGLGYEFSPHFTLSTGFLLTEISGADKYSSNPGAVARNLSFYSNIFEWNVRAEYQLFDLSDRSISPYGFVGLAVFHFNPYAYDPTGQKVFLQPLSTEGEGLAGGPPKYSLTQFAIPFGAGLRLALSDNVRVGLEVGVRKTFTGYLDDVHGAYYDEFSLLNAKGAEAVEMAFRGNQLPGHTGATYPAAGNARGAGGDDWYYFTGLRISFRLSGAEYTHNHMGCPTRIL; encoded by the coding sequence GTGCGATACATTCTACTCGTTTTAGCCATTATCCTATTGTATGCTCCTCTGCGAGCGCAGAATTTCTTTCTGAACATCGACGCCGGCGCCGCCAACTACGACGGCGAATTACAGCAACACCGGTACACCTTTCAAGAGGCCCATCCGGGTGGTGGCCTTGGCCTGGGGTATGAGTTCAGTCCCCATTTCACTCTGAGCACGGGGTTTTTGCTCACCGAGATTTCCGGGGCGGACAAGTACAGCTCCAACCCCGGAGCGGTAGCGCGTAACCTGAGTTTCTACAGCAATATCTTCGAATGGAACGTGCGGGCCGAATACCAGTTGTTCGACCTGTCGGACCGGTCTATTTCGCCTTATGGCTTCGTGGGCCTGGCCGTGTTTCATTTCAACCCTTATGCATATGATCCCACCGGGCAAAAGGTGTTCCTGCAACCCCTGAGCACCGAGGGAGAAGGCCTCGCAGGCGGTCCTCCGAAGTATTCCCTGACCCAGTTTGCCATTCCATTTGGGGCAGGCCTCCGCCTGGCCCTTTCGGACAATGTCCGGGTCGGTTTGGAGGTGGGTGTCCGCAAGACCTTTACGGGTTACCTGGATGACGTCCACGGCGCCTATTACGACGAATTCTCCCTTTTAAACGCGAAGGGCGCGGAAGCCGTGGAAATGGCCTTCCGGGGGAATCAGCTTCCCGGTCACACGGGAGCCACCTATCCGGCAGCAGGCAACGCACGTGGTGCCGGGGGAGATGACTGGTACTATTTCACGGGGCTGAGGATCAGCTTCCGGCTGAGCGGTGCGGAATACACACACAACCATATGGGGTGCCCGACGAGGATCCTGTAA